The following coding sequences are from one Streptomyces sp. NBC_01485 window:
- a CDS encoding FecCD family ABC transporter permease produces MVVAVSIGAVNIPVGDVWGILWHHVTGRGATDDLALDQIVWTFRAPRVALAALVGAGLAVAGAVLQTLVSNPLADPVVLGFSYGASLGAVLVITLGGAALGGLAGLGVSGAAFVGALAAGALVFALGQRQGRLAPTRLVLAGVAVGYVLLSVTSFVQLLATPTELRTVMFWMLGSVAGAQWSQLPTVTVVVLTSTVLLTLFGRRLNALLAGDESATALGVDVNRLRAVLLVISALLTGTVIAVAGGVGFVGLMIPHLVRLTTGADHRRLLPLTALLGGIYLVLVDLLSRTLTRPNELPLGILTALLGAPFFLWLLRRNKGLDSV; encoded by the coding sequence ATGGTGGTGGCGGTGAGCATCGGCGCGGTCAACATCCCGGTCGGCGACGTGTGGGGAATCCTCTGGCACCACGTCACGGGCCGTGGAGCCACCGACGACCTGGCCCTGGACCAGATCGTGTGGACCTTCCGGGCCCCTCGTGTCGCGCTCGCCGCGCTGGTCGGCGCGGGCCTGGCCGTCGCCGGGGCGGTGCTCCAGACCCTGGTCTCCAACCCGCTCGCCGACCCCGTCGTCCTCGGCTTCTCCTACGGCGCCTCGCTCGGAGCCGTGCTGGTCATCACCCTCGGCGGGGCGGCGCTCGGCGGCCTCGCCGGTCTCGGGGTGTCCGGCGCGGCGTTCGTCGGGGCGCTCGCGGCCGGGGCGCTGGTCTTCGCCCTCGGGCAGAGACAAGGCCGGCTGGCCCCGACCCGGCTGGTGCTGGCGGGGGTCGCGGTCGGCTACGTCCTGCTGTCGGTGACCAGCTTCGTCCAACTGCTGGCGACGCCCACCGAGCTGCGGACGGTCATGTTCTGGATGCTGGGCAGCGTGGCCGGCGCCCAGTGGAGCCAACTGCCCACGGTCACGGTGGTGGTCCTGACGAGCACGGTCCTGCTGACCCTGTTCGGACGGCGGCTCAACGCCCTGCTCGCCGGCGACGAGTCCGCCACCGCCCTCGGCGTGGACGTCAACCGCCTGCGCGCCGTCCTGCTGGTGATCAGCGCACTGCTCACCGGCACGGTCATCGCCGTCGCGGGCGGGGTGGGCTTCGTCGGCCTGATGATCCCCCACCTGGTCCGCCTCACGACCGGCGCCGACCACCGCCGCCTGCTGCCCCTGACCGCACTCCTGGGCGGGATCTACCTGGTCCTCGTGGACCTGCTCTCCCGCACCCTCACCCGCCCCAACGAACTCCCGCTGGGCATCCTCACCGCCCTGCTCGGCGCCCCCTTCTTCCTGTGGCTGCTGCGCCGCAACAAGGGCCTGGACTCCGTATGA
- a CDS encoding ABC transporter substrate-binding protein, with amino-acid sequence MSKKRPVAIALAGALCLVTAACADSSTDQDGASGDKASAAAAKSGYPVTLENCGESDKFTKEPSRVVVMNGASVAEVSTLLALGVQDKIVANQQSYGMSEVSGRAAAIKALPTGDVKLNDAYDIPREAMIGLRPDLVLSTTAYGFDEKNGFATREQLKQVGAHTYVSPQGCDQDTTKMTIADSYTLLRDMGKIFDKSAQAEKLIAASEKHIADVSAKVNGEKQPKVMVLFSNMVMGGNDFSSVVAKGIYNDILAKAGGSNAFENASKTSFADLSKEKVAATDVDALVVIGYNDPNPAAYAKKLLKEFPQWPAAKNNTYVALSDSMYLGPSNDLAVAKVAEMLHPDKF; translated from the coding sequence ATGTCGAAGAAACGGCCCGTCGCCATCGCCTTGGCCGGCGCTCTCTGTCTGGTCACGGCGGCCTGCGCCGACTCCTCGACCGACCAGGACGGAGCAAGCGGTGACAAGGCGTCGGCGGCTGCCGCGAAGTCCGGTTACCCGGTGACGCTCGAGAACTGCGGGGAGTCCGACAAGTTCACCAAGGAGCCCAGCAGGGTCGTCGTCATGAACGGCGCCTCGGTCGCCGAGGTCTCCACGCTGCTCGCCCTCGGTGTCCAGGACAAGATCGTCGCCAACCAGCAGAGCTACGGCATGTCGGAGGTCTCCGGCCGCGCCGCCGCCATCAAGGCACTGCCCACCGGTGACGTCAAGCTCAACGACGCCTACGACATCCCGCGCGAGGCGATGATCGGGCTGCGCCCGGACCTGGTGCTGTCCACGACGGCGTACGGCTTCGACGAGAAGAACGGCTTCGCCACCCGCGAGCAGCTGAAGCAGGTCGGCGCGCACACCTACGTGTCCCCGCAGGGCTGCGACCAGGACACGACGAAGATGACCATCGCCGACAGCTACACGCTGCTGCGCGACATGGGCAAGATCTTCGACAAGAGCGCCCAGGCCGAGAAGCTGATCGCTGCCTCGGAGAAGCACATCGCCGACGTCTCCGCCAAGGTGAACGGCGAGAAGCAGCCCAAGGTCATGGTCCTGTTCTCCAACATGGTCATGGGCGGCAACGACTTCAGCTCGGTCGTCGCCAAGGGCATCTACAACGACATCCTCGCCAAGGCCGGCGGCAGCAACGCCTTCGAGAACGCCTCGAAGACCTCCTTCGCCGACCTGAGCAAGGAGAAGGTGGCCGCCACCGACGTCGACGCCCTCGTCGTCATCGGCTACAACGACCCGAACCCGGCGGCCTACGCCAAGAAACTGCTGAAGGAGTTCCCCCAGTGGCCGGCCGCGAAGAACAACACGTACGTGGCGCTGTCGGACTCGATGTACCTCGGCCCGAGCAACGACCTGGCCGTGGCGAAGGTCGCCGAGATGCTGCACCCCGACAAGTTCTGA
- a CDS encoding amino acid adenylation domain-containing protein codes for MTAVRRPLLAAQEGVRTGQLLDADSPAYNTAEYVHIHGPVDADVFDAALHHVVAETEALNVAYVVDDEGRPWETDAPARDWRLHTADHTAEPDPHAAALAWMDEDMARPVDLSRRPLFGHALLRIAPEEHLWYHRVHHIALDGFGLSLVARRVAEVYTALATGEPVADSGFGTLASVRDEERAYRESPGFAKDRAYWTDRYADRPPAATPAGRAVLPARTFHRRVVDLDAAQTQTLRALARDLKVTWAEVLLAVTAAHLHHATGAPEIVLSLPAMGRLGSVSLRVPCTVRNILPLRVPVAASDTLRDLAARVSHELRAGLPHQRYRYEQLRRDLRLVGGQRRLSGPGVNIMPFEYDLRFAGHRSTVHNVSAGPVEDLSVNVYDRSEGAGLRIAVDANPDLYDEADAAAFQEGLLALLREAVAAPDRPLDELRAREPVPVLDGGPLPGPARPVLGLIADHVARRGGSVAVEHDGRSVTYAELFGAARDLARRLAARGVGTGDLVAMALPRGIDAVTAILGVLLSGAAYCPLDPSAPAARRAELLEDVRPGLVLTPPAYADVMTLDRPEPGTAQPTVPTPDDVAYVLHTSGSTGRPKGVEIGHRALAHFVAGATHRYGLQHGDRVLQFAPPHFDTSVEEIFLALCAGATLVVRSDDMTDSVPGFLDACARLRISVLDLPTAYWHEVAYTVSTGTASLPADVRTVVIGGEAALPERVDRWREAVGPSVRLLNTYGPTEATVVATVADLHDPALAPGDVPIGLPLPGTRAAVVDGELHLLGGNLALGYRGDPPDASRFAPLDALPGAPRAYRTGDLVRIGDDGQLRYLGRADAEFKVSGHRVHPAEVESALLACPGVRDAAVVGQVLDDGTRRPAAYVVPDGPAPSVAGIRERLRSTLPAAMIPSAIEFLDRLPRTSSGKTDRNALATKAPGPRTAVSSTLEHSIAAAWQRVLGVAVVSARDDVFDLGAQSLQVIQVANRLGVELGRDVKVAWLFQHPTPAELARFLQQQQQQQQARPAPPGLPENLLADSVLDADIRPGDGPRPSGTPARILLTGATGFVGVHLLARLLTSTDAEVVCTVRAPNSDEATARVHQALEAHLLHLPDAAKKRITALPADLARPRLGLDGALFAELARTCGAIFHNGATVSILREYATLRAANTESTRELLRLAALRSIPLHFVSTLSVAPPLALASEVPEAFLPPHPGLRYGYQQSKWAAERLMEQAAERGLPVTVHRLGRIVGPRTTGYVNERDFLWSVLRAGVPAGIVPELFEEETWTPVDHVAEAVVHLSLGSRRPTAPVFNHAATTPVRLGDVYDWLEEYGYPLRRMPLAQWRAELPRSRADPGVAATTLAFFDSRDADPGDAAAPDLRLGRIRSDNVVTGLHGSGITCPPADRDLVLRYLDHCVTTGALPAPAGRQAHLATPTK; via the coding sequence GTGACGGCGGTGCGCCGTCCCCTGCTGGCTGCCCAGGAAGGCGTCCGGACCGGCCAGTTGCTCGATGCGGACAGCCCCGCGTACAACACGGCCGAGTACGTGCACATCCACGGACCGGTCGACGCGGACGTCTTCGACGCGGCCCTGCACCACGTCGTCGCGGAGACGGAGGCCCTGAACGTCGCCTACGTCGTCGACGACGAGGGCCGCCCTTGGGAAACGGACGCCCCGGCCCGCGACTGGCGCCTGCACACGGCGGACCACACCGCCGAACCCGACCCGCACGCGGCGGCCCTGGCCTGGATGGACGAGGACATGGCCCGCCCCGTCGACCTGTCCCGCCGCCCCCTCTTCGGCCACGCCCTGCTGCGGATCGCCCCGGAGGAACACCTCTGGTACCACCGCGTCCATCACATCGCCCTCGACGGCTTCGGCCTGTCCCTGGTCGCCCGTCGGGTCGCCGAGGTCTACACGGCCCTGGCGACGGGCGAGCCGGTGGCGGACAGCGGCTTCGGCACCCTGGCCTCGGTACGGGACGAGGAACGCGCCTACCGCGAGTCGCCCGGCTTCGCCAAGGACCGCGCCTACTGGACGGACCGGTACGCGGACCGCCCTCCCGCGGCGACCCCGGCGGGCCGCGCGGTCCTGCCCGCCCGCACCTTCCACCGCCGGGTCGTCGACCTCGACGCGGCACAGACACAGACCCTGCGCGCTCTCGCCCGCGACCTCAAGGTCACCTGGGCCGAGGTCCTGCTGGCGGTCACGGCGGCCCACCTGCACCACGCGACCGGCGCCCCGGAGATCGTCCTCAGCCTGCCCGCCATGGGCCGCCTCGGCTCCGTCTCGCTGCGCGTGCCCTGCACGGTCCGCAACATCCTGCCCCTGCGCGTCCCGGTCGCCGCGTCGGACACCCTGCGCGATCTCGCCGCCAGGGTCTCCCACGAACTCCGCGCCGGCCTGCCGCATCAGCGCTACCGCTACGAACAACTGCGCCGCGACCTGCGGCTCGTCGGCGGACAGCGCCGGCTGTCCGGGCCGGGCGTCAACATCATGCCGTTCGAGTACGACCTGCGTTTCGCCGGACACCGCAGCACGGTCCACAACGTCTCCGCGGGTCCTGTCGAAGATCTGTCCGTCAACGTCTACGACCGCTCCGAGGGCGCGGGCCTGCGCATCGCCGTGGACGCCAACCCCGATCTCTACGACGAGGCGGATGCCGCCGCGTTCCAGGAGGGACTGCTCGCTCTGCTGCGGGAGGCCGTCGCCGCCCCCGACCGCCCTCTCGACGAGCTGCGTGCGCGCGAGCCCGTCCCCGTCCTGGACGGCGGGCCGCTGCCGGGTCCCGCGCGCCCGGTCCTCGGCCTGATCGCCGACCACGTGGCCCGGCGCGGCGGATCCGTCGCCGTCGAGCACGACGGGCGGAGCGTCACGTACGCGGAGCTCTTCGGCGCGGCGCGGGACCTCGCCCGCCGACTGGCCGCCCGTGGTGTGGGCACCGGTGACCTGGTGGCCATGGCCCTGCCGCGCGGCATCGACGCGGTCACCGCCATCCTCGGCGTCCTGCTGTCCGGGGCGGCCTACTGCCCCCTCGACCCGTCGGCACCGGCGGCGCGCAGGGCGGAGCTGCTGGAGGACGTCCGGCCCGGACTCGTCCTGACGCCGCCCGCCTACGCCGACGTAATGACCCTGGACCGACCAGAGCCCGGCACAGCCCAACCGACCGTACCCACGCCGGACGACGTCGCCTACGTCCTGCACACCTCGGGCTCCACCGGCCGCCCCAAGGGCGTCGAGATCGGCCACCGAGCCCTCGCCCACTTCGTCGCTGGCGCCACCCACCGCTACGGCCTCCAACACGGCGACCGCGTCCTGCAGTTCGCCCCGCCGCACTTCGACACCAGCGTCGAGGAGATCTTCCTCGCCCTGTGCGCGGGCGCCACGCTCGTCGTCCGCAGCGACGACATGACCGACTCGGTCCCCGGTTTCCTGGACGCCTGCGCCCGGCTGCGCATCAGCGTCCTCGACCTGCCCACGGCCTACTGGCACGAAGTCGCCTACACCGTCTCGACCGGCACGGCCTCGTTGCCCGCCGATGTGCGGACCGTAGTCATCGGCGGCGAGGCCGCCCTCCCCGAGCGGGTCGACCGCTGGCGCGAGGCCGTCGGCCCGTCCGTGCGGCTGCTGAACACCTACGGCCCGACCGAGGCCACCGTGGTCGCCACGGTCGCCGATCTCCACGACCCCGCTCTCGCCCCGGGAGACGTACCGATCGGGTTGCCGCTGCCCGGCACCCGCGCGGCGGTCGTCGACGGCGAACTCCACCTCCTGGGCGGCAACCTGGCCCTCGGCTACCGAGGAGACCCGCCGGACGCCTCCCGTTTCGCGCCCCTCGACGCCCTGCCCGGCGCGCCCCGCGCCTACCGCACCGGCGACCTGGTCCGCATCGGCGATGACGGGCAACTGCGCTACCTGGGCCGCGCGGACGCCGAGTTCAAGGTCAGCGGACATCGTGTGCACCCCGCCGAGGTCGAGAGCGCCCTCCTCGCCTGCCCGGGAGTCCGTGACGCCGCCGTCGTAGGACAGGTGCTGGACGACGGGACGCGGCGGCCGGCCGCGTACGTCGTTCCGGACGGACCGGCTCCGTCCGTGGCCGGGATCAGGGAGCGCCTCCGGTCGACGCTGCCCGCGGCGATGATCCCGTCGGCGATCGAGTTCCTGGACCGCCTGCCCCGCACGAGCTCGGGGAAGACCGACCGGAACGCGCTCGCGACGAAGGCCCCCGGCCCTCGGACCGCGGTGTCCAGCACGCTGGAGCACAGCATCGCCGCCGCCTGGCAACGGGTGCTCGGGGTGGCCGTCGTCTCCGCGCGGGACGACGTGTTCGACCTGGGAGCCCAGTCCCTCCAGGTCATCCAGGTGGCCAACCGCCTCGGCGTCGAACTGGGCCGGGACGTGAAGGTCGCCTGGCTCTTCCAGCACCCCACCCCCGCCGAACTCGCGCGTTTCCTTCAGCAGCAGCAGCAGCAGCAGCAGGCACGGCCGGCACCGCCCGGCCTCCCCGAGAACCTGCTCGCCGACTCCGTCCTCGACGCGGACATCCGCCCCGGTGACGGGCCCCGGCCGAGCGGCACACCGGCCCGGATCCTGCTCACCGGCGCGACCGGATTCGTCGGCGTCCACCTGCTGGCCCGGCTCCTGACGAGCACGGACGCGGAGGTCGTCTGCACCGTCCGGGCCCCGAACTCCGACGAGGCCACAGCCCGCGTCCACCAGGCCCTGGAAGCTCATCTGCTCCACCTCCCGGATGCGGCGAAGAAGCGCATCACGGCCCTTCCCGCAGACCTCGCCCGCCCCCGCCTCGGCCTGGACGGGGCGCTCTTCGCCGAACTGGCCCGCACCTGCGGCGCGATCTTCCACAACGGGGCGACCGTCAGCATCCTGCGCGAGTACGCCACCCTCCGCGCCGCCAACACCGAGTCGACCAGAGAGCTGCTGCGCCTGGCGGCCCTGCGCTCGATCCCCCTGCACTTCGTCTCGACCCTCTCCGTCGCCCCGCCGCTCGCCCTCGCCTCCGAAGTACCGGAGGCGTTCCTCCCGCCCCATCCGGGACTGCGGTACGGCTACCAGCAGTCGAAGTGGGCGGCCGAGCGCCTGATGGAGCAGGCCGCCGAGCGGGGTCTGCCCGTCACCGTGCACCGGCTCGGCCGGATCGTCGGCCCGCGCACCACGGGTTATGTGAACGAGCGGGACTTCCTGTGGAGCGTGCTGCGTGCCGGGGTCCCCGCCGGCATCGTCCCGGAGCTGTTCGAGGAGGAGACCTGGACACCGGTCGACCACGTCGCCGAGGCCGTCGTACACCTCTCCCTCGGCTCACGCCGGCCGACCGCGCCGGTGTTCAACCACGCGGCCACGACACCGGTGCGGCTGGGTGACGTGTACGACTGGCTGGAGGAGTACGGCTATCCGCTGCGCCGCATGCCTCTGGCCCAGTGGCGTGCGGAGCTCCCGCGCTCGCGCGCTGACCCCGGCGTGGCGGCGACCACGCTCGCCTTCTTCGACTCCCGGGACGCGGACCCGGGCGATGCCGCCGCCCCCGACCTGCGCCTGGGACGCATCCGATCCGACAACGTCGTGACCGGCCTGCACGGCAGCGGCATCACCTGCCCGCCCGCCGACCGGGACCTCGTCCTCCGCTACCTCGACCACTGCGTCACCACGGGCGCGCTGCCCGCTCCAGCCGGGCGACAAGCCCATCTCGCAACTCCCACAAAGTAG
- a CDS encoding phosphopantetheine-binding protein codes for MPAPLTLEGFRADLAEYLYQQPDEVDLDDNPLYAGLDSLRITTLMERWRATGVDITFVELAECTSFAQWWRLLSARQEGTT; via the coding sequence ATGCCTGCTCCCCTCACGCTGGAGGGCTTCCGCGCGGACCTGGCGGAGTACCTGTACCAGCAGCCCGACGAGGTCGACCTCGACGACAACCCCCTCTACGCCGGACTGGACTCCCTGCGCATCACCACCCTCATGGAACGGTGGCGGGCCACCGGCGTGGACATCACCTTCGTCGAACTCGCCGAGTGCACCTCGTTCGCCCAGTGGTGGCGACTCCTCTCCGCGCGCCAGGAGGGAACCACGTGA
- a CDS encoding long-chain-fatty-acid--CoA ligase, protein MTMDRLHHPELRTLVQTTGFHARHRPATPAVLCEGRTLTYEQLHRESNRIAHALRAAGLAPGDRVAYLGKESEHYYEILFACAKSGTVLVPVNWRLTAPETSHILQDSGTRLLFLEEEFGPIVEKMPTAPPETVVALGESLATWKAPHPDTELPESATPDTPVAQLYTSGTTGLPKGVVLAHRSFFAIRDALASEGLDWIDWRAGDIALVGIPGFHIGGLWWATQNFNAGTTVVAMRAFDARQAVGLIRDLGITTACVVPAMLRMMLTEPGVGAKDFTTLRKTVYGGSPISEALLEESLAVLDCEFAQIYGLTETGNTAVCLPPAAHVPGGSLMQAAGRPYPGVRSKVIDGDGRELPTGAVGEVCLATPAHMVEYWGLPDKTAETLVDGWIHTGDAGYVDEDGYVFIRDRIKDAILVAGENVYPAEIENVLEGHPGVSEAVVVGAPDERWGEYVHAFIVPNPERRPSPRDLHTFLVPQLAGFKLPARYEFVGSVPRNPSGKILRRELRDRFWNDATRKVN, encoded by the coding sequence ATGACCATGGACAGGCTCCACCACCCGGAACTCCGGACACTCGTCCAGACCACCGGTTTCCACGCACGGCACCGGCCCGCCACTCCCGCGGTCCTGTGCGAGGGCCGCACCCTGACCTACGAGCAACTGCACCGCGAGAGCAACCGCATCGCCCACGCCCTCCGGGCCGCCGGACTCGCACCGGGCGACCGGGTCGCCTACCTCGGCAAGGAGTCCGAGCACTACTACGAGATCCTCTTCGCCTGCGCCAAGAGCGGCACCGTCCTGGTCCCCGTCAACTGGCGGCTCACCGCACCCGAGACCAGCCACATCCTCCAGGACTCCGGCACCCGACTCCTGTTCCTGGAGGAGGAGTTCGGGCCGATCGTGGAGAAGATGCCGACCGCGCCCCCGGAGACGGTCGTCGCACTCGGAGAGTCCCTCGCCACCTGGAAGGCACCCCACCCCGACACCGAACTGCCGGAAAGCGCCACCCCGGACACACCGGTCGCCCAGCTCTACACCAGCGGCACCACCGGACTGCCCAAGGGCGTCGTGCTCGCCCACCGCAGCTTCTTCGCGATCCGTGACGCCCTGGCGAGCGAGGGGCTGGACTGGATCGACTGGCGGGCCGGGGACATCGCGCTGGTCGGCATCCCCGGCTTCCACATCGGCGGACTGTGGTGGGCCACGCAGAACTTCAACGCCGGTACGACCGTCGTCGCGATGCGTGCCTTCGACGCCCGCCAGGCCGTCGGCCTCATCCGCGACCTCGGCATCACCACCGCCTGCGTCGTCCCGGCCATGCTCCGCATGATGCTCACCGAACCCGGCGTCGGCGCCAAGGACTTCACCACCCTGCGCAAGACCGTCTACGGCGGCTCCCCGATCTCCGAAGCTCTGCTGGAGGAGAGCCTGGCCGTCCTGGACTGCGAGTTCGCCCAGATCTACGGCCTCACGGAGACCGGCAACACGGCCGTATGCCTGCCCCCGGCCGCCCATGTCCCCGGCGGCTCCCTCATGCAGGCGGCGGGACGGCCGTATCCGGGCGTCCGGAGCAAGGTGATCGACGGCGACGGCCGCGAACTTCCGACGGGCGCGGTCGGGGAGGTGTGCCTGGCCACGCCCGCCCACATGGTCGAGTACTGGGGACTCCCCGACAAGACCGCCGAGACCCTCGTCGACGGCTGGATCCACACCGGGGACGCCGGATACGTCGACGAGGACGGCTACGTCTTCATCCGCGACCGCATCAAGGACGCCATCCTCGTCGCCGGCGAGAACGTCTACCCGGCCGAGATCGAGAACGTGCTGGAGGGCCACCCCGGCGTGAGCGAGGCCGTCGTCGTCGGGGCCCCCGACGAACGCTGGGGCGAGTACGTGCACGCCTTCATCGTCCCGAACCCCGAGCGGCGGCCCAGCCCCCGGGACCTGCACACCTTCCTCGTCCCGCAGTTGGCGGGCTTCAAGCTGCCCGCCCGCTACGAGTTCGTCGGCAGTGTCCCGCGCAACCCCAGCGGAAAGATCCTGCGCCGCGAACTGCGCGACCGCTTCTGGAACGACGCCACACGCAAAGTCAACTAG
- the scoD gene encoding (2E)-enoyl-ACP glycyltransferase has protein sequence MTDEDLLDRVLEPYKRHCKYLLSAVVTETEAGHAFARCEFAIPESCYIDDTGHLNSVEVNICYNQMMYYLVAKSVQEGLGTGFESWTLDDFFKHQLPDILIARFASNFRRPVNPRAFSGEMEFRSVTRRAPAGGGPFLHAKTAFRYWDAESGRCDGEATLAFVNVP, from the coding sequence GTGACCGACGAGGATCTGCTCGACCGTGTACTGGAGCCCTACAAACGGCACTGCAAGTACCTGCTCTCGGCCGTCGTGACGGAGACCGAGGCCGGACACGCCTTCGCCCGCTGCGAGTTCGCGATCCCGGAGTCGTGCTACATCGACGACACCGGCCATCTGAATTCCGTCGAGGTGAACATCTGCTACAACCAGATGATGTATTACCTCGTCGCCAAGTCCGTGCAGGAAGGGCTGGGTACGGGGTTCGAGTCCTGGACGCTGGACGACTTCTTCAAGCACCAGCTCCCGGATATTCTCATCGCCCGTTTCGCATCGAATTTCCGACGTCCGGTCAATCCCCGTGCCTTCTCCGGGGAGATGGAGTTCCGGTCCGTCACGCGGCGCGCCCCGGCAGGCGGCGGCCCGTTCCTGCACGCCAAGACCGCATTCCGCTACTGGGACGCCGAGTCGGGCCGCTGCGACGGCGAGGCGACTCTGGCGTTCGTCAACGTCCCCTGA
- the scoE gene encoding (3R)-3-[(carboxymethyl)amino]fatty acid oxygenase/decarboxylase has product MQIKERSGGEIGEIGEIGATVEGFDHVTASDADIAALKHTVYTKKIAVLKGQDLAPQEFLALGRRLGRPETYYEPMYKHPEVPEIFVSSNVPKDGKQIGVPKTGKFWHADYQFMPNPFGLTLIYPQVIPEKNRGTYFIDMGKAYEKLPEDLKREIAGTHCRHSVRKYFKIRPNDVYRPLSEIIDEVEQKAPAVVQPTTFTHPMTGETVLYISEGFTVGIEDRDGNPLDEELLKRLFDATGQLDETFEHDGIHLQSFEQGDLLVWDNRSLIHRARHTTTPEPTVSFRVTVHDERRLHDGIKAA; this is encoded by the coding sequence ATGCAGATCAAGGAACGGTCCGGCGGCGAGATCGGCGAGATCGGCGAGATCGGCGCGACGGTCGAGGGCTTCGACCACGTCACCGCGTCCGACGCCGACATCGCGGCGCTCAAGCACACCGTCTACACGAAGAAGATCGCCGTCCTGAAGGGCCAGGACCTCGCCCCCCAGGAGTTCCTCGCCCTCGGCAGGCGCCTGGGCCGCCCGGAGACGTACTACGAACCGATGTACAAGCACCCGGAGGTCCCGGAGATATTCGTCTCCTCCAACGTGCCGAAGGACGGAAAGCAGATCGGCGTACCGAAGACGGGCAAGTTCTGGCACGCCGACTACCAGTTCATGCCTAACCCCTTCGGTCTCACCCTGATCTACCCTCAGGTCATCCCGGAGAAGAACCGCGGCACTTACTTCATCGACATGGGCAAGGCCTACGAGAAGCTGCCCGAGGACCTCAAGAGGGAAATCGCCGGGACGCACTGTAGGCATTCGGTGCGCAAGTACTTCAAAATACGGCCGAACGACGTCTACCGACCCCTCTCCGAGATCATCGACGAGGTCGAGCAGAAGGCGCCGGCCGTCGTCCAGCCGACCACCTTCACCCACCCCATGACCGGCGAGACGGTCCTCTACATCAGCGAGGGCTTCACCGTCGGCATCGAGGACCGGGACGGCAACCCGCTCGACGAGGAACTGCTCAAGCGGCTCTTCGACGCCACCGGCCAGCTCGACGAGACCTTCGAGCACGACGGCATCCACCTCCAGAGCTTCGAGCAGGGTGACCTGCTGGTCTGGGACAACCGCAGCCTCATCCACCGCGCCCGGCACACCACAACCCCCGAGCCGACGGTCTCCTTCCGCGTCACCGTGCACGACGAACGCAGGCTGCACGACGGGATCAAGGCGGCGTGA
- a CDS encoding acyl carrier protein — protein sequence MSTTYERLVDILAKLHDAPADRIRPEATLGELDVDSLTTVEISIRIARDLGVTVGDDELQPDLTLADVVGLIDARPASV from the coding sequence ATGAGCACCACCTACGAGCGACTCGTCGACATCCTCGCGAAGCTGCACGATGCCCCGGCCGACCGGATCCGCCCCGAGGCGACCCTCGGCGAACTGGACGTCGACTCGCTGACGACGGTCGAGATCAGCATCCGCATCGCGCGCGACCTCGGCGTGACGGTCGGCGACGACGAACTCCAGCCCGACCTCACCCTCGCCGACGTCGTCGGACTCATCGACGCCCGACCGGCGTCCGTCTGA